One window of the Labilibaculum sp. genome contains the following:
- a CDS encoding T9SS type B sorting domain-containing protein, with protein sequence MKRNGTSLLLILFLQLIYLSAEASDFYWIGGSGNFNDIQHWSDQPGGKINPGALLPDKDDNVYFDEFSFPDPGAEVVITSVARCLNMYWGNVQNMPALKTDNNIAHYLVIYGGVKFTTQMIIDLDRPLYFRANTPGNIIDFGGNSFNGDFYFDNNGGWRITSEMNLLDNTVYFNQGSLSIEAELTCGSFVSENPVSRELYFNSSIINLNKSGASVLSVQTDNLSLYPGDSKIIVSSANSTIETIGTKRVDFFDILFKGDNGAIESNVILTSFNNVDFELNGSLKGENDFQNLTFTEGYNYFISSGTQNIKTKFEALGECYAYISITGDVLGGNISAELVNLDYLKVQNINALGNAVPFLANNSYNLGGNNSDWTFAAPSSADYMWTGGAGDGMWGTPGNWDSGCVPSRNNSVIIPATFVVNIDIPAECKSLTIDDNATLEGSNNLAIFGSLAAGNCTWVFDGETQFDGGNTTNTITINSVLTGSVSFVGDGEWTLNTDITVANNLELFKGKLHVNGNRLTVGQFVSTSTYNRELDLLNSNVDITDGVSRSWNISGSNFTLISNNSEIRFLSDGAELYNNSSDFIIYGRVVFNFPDGQTFLTNEGFEPTFESLEFKGNAKLFGNHQFDQLIFTKGKSYLFNVGSKQKITKADGLIAHGTCSEYISFKGENGVAYFDCDVSSSDLYRLRIEDVNVIGGIGSLTANESIGISGYDGWVFPDDLTGGTVYWTGNVDNDWFKAGNWLGGCLPNRKDVVIFEDAKVLNSYEVNISKKGSSAECLDMIWTNANLMSFTGDQPICIFGSLDFSGMVNANYSYSGDFYFKSENPSNINAGTVDLLSDLVFEGTKQEDDSWLAGSWILNSGLKTSGTILLKNGDLNSNSQDIEAKGFVSNFGVANTRSLSLGTSSFKLEQFEISPDGFTFDAGTSEIIFTTGGDLIVSTGAVPVAFYNVTFDDADGNAYIDTYSDDISFNNIVLNGNTYFRKKNVSEISFVAESIQLAVGKTYVFESSQTFVFGNVIANGACEGTIDITGSRADAAIFKAKAGVTNITVNSVNILNVNADPVDTFVAKASINLGGADGWKFEDEPAGTNLYWVDGTGNWDDPNHWSTVSGIKSGGCVPTAKDNVFFDDGSFTDTEQTVYTGASDIRCRTMDWTGSEAARPNFEMGATDISGVYIYGSLIFNSAVDINLSAVVNFYFRATELQEINTFGYVFPNIVEFDGNGGEWKLRDDMLMEGDCFIRYGKLITNGFDLECKSITSTDPTEGVNSRGLDIQNSSVTITGKEDVLGRSIYFNLADAYLDLGFEFLSANSTITFTDNAEVFIAGATTHNISFEKLIFEKDGELDSGFSGITPYVSYLQFKENGAVNGKNKFGTVELTRGFEFEFQNGKTYEMDYLLAEGSCFAPISLHSTKDTKETTILAANNVTGNFLELKDINGDGSKGAAYTAANSFDLGNVTGWITDGAIAPIALYWVGKGTDDSWNNHENWSRTQDGSEEGCVPTLNDDVFFTANSFLGSKFVELSAAGKCHSMTWNDDVDPGASFTVDATLQIGGFMDLTETMSLSMRGVFDFVGDGLAGDKFVDFANKSMNGDVIFNGDAQSWVWNSSLITSGDLYLESGSVTTNGNDFTVGRFSSLSLGNPDAIRRFDMSGSLVIVTSDQPTGWNQKMNTTGGLNFIAKDTKITFANGGGIYCETDTDVTFGFVDFMNNGIIKILGLGKGYFGSVTFFEQGQVYGNNTFTNLEFTLGYENNIIESGKTITVINDLKMEGVRCSYAFLKASTPGVKAFIYKPSGLFGKIYNAALTDIAGSSGTGGDHPVNYHFDQDNTTGFVLVPSTPGGDEDPPSFEGSFDQPREEWCSDIAVLDHVKGFPINNNTTFQWYYSADGVVPYTELFGETDAVIEVAVSGFYKVEVIYGYNTVAKDGSLCKIESVIEVQLGTKSNVSLEITANNVKCFGQGNGRVVAKVANIQYPEYKFFWKDEAGNDFSASASTNKTTWESTALNLAPGKYNITVADGKNCEFDTIVNIFDAYELLIDSINKKDLTCFTIPEGEILVAASGGTGNLSYFLDNAVQASENITGLYSGNYQVHVSDANLCLTPDEDVTLNSNPEIVMDLNGTDLLCYNDNNGQFNPIVTGGVTDYTYAWTGPAGYTATTANVSGLAGGTYELTVTDAVNCPSVLSQELIEPQELITNELTIEAANCNGESSGEIFVEAAQGTPNYQYYLDGVESATGIFSMLAPKDYALRIVDANSCVFEQNVTVAEPGKIGFLVEDIVLPTCNNINNGIIRITPYGGNSGYTYSWSGPSDYRSYSQNIENVVAGDYSLLITDKNNCSSENGVDLNLGLTIQLGLVVEQHIKVAGTKNGILSIETLEGTIPYSFTVTGPDGYSSVSPDNYDDNSFLIENLAGGVYTVIATDASGCSTVQKSIIIEEPGMVFTYIEERKAVGCAGSPVGELKAHAKGGDGTFTYAWFGPAGYSGAGETISGLAAGIYTVTATSAGQSATNTYELLAPDPLLASVANVKNVSCNNAADGEIELDVNFGSANYTIAWTNGAGFLSSAKHILDLEPGTYDYAITSEYGCPPVLGSQAITEPASLALTVTPINISAAGLRDGEISATVTGGTPPYIFLISGPNGYSYAESANVSRNISVSGLEMGVYDVVVLDANECRIEDSKKVHEPDKLLLFVTSTTDVTCPGGTDGAVAVDVLGESDPANLTYSWTGDNYFRSTDKDVTGLKAGKYTVTVYDSVGDPGYESQSLQVVVNEPDKLVAEFWKKDISCFERTDGYINIHPKGGTPGYTYLWGGSGISPTNEDQQGLSEGTYTVQITDGNGCKSEITPIEIVEPKQVFVTVSDFYEPTCYGLEDGWIKLDISEGTGPYLVNWDNYGSITKDIFDVESGDYSYVVVDNNGCEISGSKLLNQPDTLIAEINNYQDVLCYGKSSGSATVDITGGTPNYTIEWSDGQETDVASDLVIGTYDVKVVDDHGCSDVASVELVQPEALKLKAEASRPTTVDANDGSIRIDVTGGVLDYTINWSDLDLNPYYGISIEDLGRGTYTVSVIDKNNCQLDSTIVLEYLYENRITIPKAFTPNNDSYNDYWDIDRIEFVQNLKIVIYDRWGKAVYKFSGTGNQYRGTPWTGADGNTNLPIGSYYYAVELDDEKPILGTVTILR encoded by the coding sequence ATGAAAAGAAATGGAACAAGTCTACTACTAATACTATTTTTACAATTAATATATTTATCTGCAGAAGCAAGTGATTTCTACTGGATTGGTGGTTCGGGTAATTTCAATGATATTCAGCATTGGAGCGATCAGCCAGGCGGGAAAATAAACCCAGGAGCTCTTTTGCCTGATAAAGATGATAATGTGTATTTTGATGAATTTTCTTTTCCTGATCCGGGAGCAGAAGTGGTAATCACTAGTGTTGCACGTTGTTTGAATATGTATTGGGGCAATGTACAAAACATGCCTGCTCTTAAAACGGATAATAATATTGCACATTATTTGGTCATCTATGGAGGAGTGAAATTTACCACTCAGATGATTATTGACCTTGATCGTCCTTTGTATTTTAGAGCAAATACTCCTGGTAATATTATTGATTTTGGAGGAAATTCATTCAATGGGGATTTCTATTTTGACAACAACGGAGGCTGGAGAATTACCAGTGAAATGAACCTGCTTGATAATACGGTCTATTTTAATCAGGGTTCTTTAAGTATTGAAGCAGAATTAACCTGCGGAAGTTTTGTTTCCGAGAACCCGGTATCCAGAGAGCTCTATTTTAATTCTTCAATCATTAATCTTAATAAAAGCGGAGCATCTGTTTTGTCTGTTCAAACAGATAATCTGAGTCTGTATCCGGGCGACTCAAAAATAATTGTTAGTTCAGCAAATTCAACCATTGAAACAATTGGGACTAAACGTGTCGATTTTTTTGACATTTTATTCAAAGGAGATAATGGAGCAATAGAAAGTAATGTTATTCTTACTTCATTTAATAATGTAGATTTTGAGTTGAATGGAAGTTTAAAAGGAGAAAATGATTTTCAGAATTTAACTTTTACTGAAGGATACAATTATTTTATATCAAGTGGAACCCAAAACATAAAAACGAAGTTTGAAGCTCTGGGGGAATGTTATGCTTACATTTCAATTACAGGAGATGTTCTTGGTGGAAATATTTCGGCAGAATTGGTTAATTTGGATTATCTGAAAGTGCAAAATATTAATGCATTGGGTAATGCGGTTCCATTTCTGGCAAATAATTCATATAACTTAGGTGGAAATAATTCGGATTGGACTTTTGCGGCACCATCTTCTGCAGATTATATGTGGACTGGTGGGGCAGGCGATGGAATGTGGGGAACACCAGGGAACTGGGATTCGGGTTGTGTGCCATCCAGAAATAATAGTGTAATAATACCAGCCACCTTTGTAGTAAATATTGATATTCCAGCAGAATGTAAAAGCCTTACCATTGATGATAATGCGACTTTAGAAGGATCAAATAATTTAGCAATTTTTGGATCCCTGGCAGCAGGAAACTGTACCTGGGTTTTTGATGGAGAAACACAGTTTGATGGAGGTAACACAACAAACACAATAACAATAAATTCGGTTCTTACAGGATCTGTATCTTTTGTTGGTGATGGAGAATGGACTCTTAATACAGACATTACTGTTGCAAATAATCTGGAGCTGTTTAAAGGTAAATTGCATGTTAATGGAAATCGATTAACTGTAGGACAATTCGTTTCTACAAGTACTTATAACCGGGAATTGGATTTACTTAATTCAAATGTGGATATTACCGATGGGGTTTCACGTTCATGGAATATTTCGGGTAGCAATTTTACACTTATCAGTAACAACTCTGAAATTCGATTCCTATCGGACGGAGCAGAACTCTACAATAATTCTTCCGATTTTATTATTTATGGAAGAGTAGTTTTTAATTTTCCTGATGGTCAGACATTTTTAACGAATGAAGGATTTGAGCCGACTTTTGAGTCTCTTGAGTTTAAAGGGAATGCTAAATTATTTGGTAATCATCAGTTTGATCAACTAATTTTCACCAAGGGTAAATCTTATCTTTTTAATGTTGGCAGTAAACAGAAAATTACAAAAGCGGATGGTTTGATTGCTCACGGTACATGTTCCGAATACATTTCTTTTAAAGGAGAAAATGGTGTTGCTTATTTTGATTGTGACGTGTCGTCATCTGATCTTTATCGGTTAAGAATCGAGGATGTAAATGTTATTGGAGGAATTGGTTCGTTAACAGCAAATGAATCGATAGGTATTTCTGGATATGATGGATGGGTTTTTCCTGACGATTTAACCGGAGGTACTGTTTATTGGACGGGAAATGTTGATAATGACTGGTTTAAGGCTGGAAACTGGTTGGGAGGATGTTTACCAAACCGAAAAGATGTGGTTATTTTCGAAGATGCGAAAGTCTTAAACAGTTATGAAGTAAATATATCTAAAAAAGGGAGTTCAGCAGAGTGTTTGGATATGATCTGGACGAATGCCAATTTAATGAGTTTCACAGGAGATCAGCCAATATGTATTTTTGGAAGTCTGGATTTTTCGGGCATGGTAAATGCCAATTATTCATATTCAGGTGATTTTTATTTTAAATCAGAGAATCCTTCCAATATTAATGCGGGGACAGTAGATTTACTTAGCGATCTCGTTTTTGAAGGAACTAAACAAGAGGATGATTCCTGGCTTGCAGGCAGCTGGATTTTGAATAGCGGATTAAAGACATCAGGTACAATTCTTTTAAAGAATGGAGATCTGAACTCTAATAGTCAGGATATTGAGGCCAAAGGTTTTGTTTCTAATTTTGGTGTGGCCAATACAAGATCATTAAGTTTGGGCACTTCGAGTTTCAAATTGGAACAATTTGAAATTTCACCTGATGGATTTACTTTTGATGCCGGTACTTCGGAGATAATATTTACCACAGGAGGCGATTTAATTGTTTCAACAGGAGCTGTGCCGGTTGCATTCTATAATGTTACATTCGATGATGCTGATGGAAATGCCTACATCGATACTTATTCAGACGATATTTCTTTTAACAATATAGTGCTGAATGGAAATACTTATTTTAGAAAAAAGAATGTTTCTGAAATAAGTTTTGTTGCTGAAAGTATTCAATTGGCTGTTGGGAAAACTTATGTATTTGAAAGCAGTCAGACCTTTGTGTTCGGTAATGTAATTGCTAACGGAGCCTGCGAAGGAACTATTGATATAACAGGTTCGCGTGCCGATGCGGCAATCTTTAAAGCGAAGGCAGGCGTAACTAATATAACAGTAAATTCAGTTAATATTTTAAATGTCAATGCTGATCCCGTAGATACATTCGTTGCGAAAGCATCTATAAATTTGGGTGGAGCTGATGGTTGGAAATTTGAAGATGAACCTGCAGGAACTAACTTATATTGGGTTGACGGAACAGGAAATTGGGATGATCCAAATCATTGGTCGACGGTTTCCGGTATTAAATCGGGAGGTTGTGTGCCAACAGCAAAAGATAATGTGTTTTTTGATGACGGCTCATTTACCGATACAGAGCAAACAGTATATACAGGAGCCAGTGATATTCGTTGCCGAACAATGGATTGGACTGGATCTGAAGCTGCGAGACCGAATTTTGAAATGGGCGCAACTGATATTTCAGGTGTTTATATTTATGGTTCTCTTATTTTTAATTCGGCTGTAGATATTAATCTATCCGCAGTGGTTAATTTTTACTTTAGAGCAACCGAACTTCAGGAGATAAATACATTTGGATATGTGTTTCCAAATATTGTTGAGTTTGATGGTAATGGCGGAGAGTGGAAATTAAGGGACGATATGCTCATGGAAGGTGATTGTTTCATCCGTTACGGTAAATTAATAACCAATGGTTTCGATTTGGAATGCAAGAGTATCACATCTACAGATCCAACTGAGGGAGTTAATTCAAGGGGTTTAGATATTCAGAATTCCAGTGTAACCATTACCGGAAAGGAAGATGTATTGGGACGCTCGATTTATTTTAACCTTGCCGATGCATATTTGGATTTAGGATTTGAATTTTTATCTGCGAACAGTACAATTACATTTACAGATAATGCTGAAGTATTTATCGCAGGAGCCACAACACACAATATCTCATTTGAAAAATTAATATTTGAGAAGGATGGAGAATTGGATTCAGGCTTTTCTGGTATTACTCCTTATGTGAGTTATCTGCAGTTTAAAGAAAATGGTGCCGTAAATGGAAAAAATAAATTTGGAACAGTTGAATTGACTCGGGGCTTTGAATTCGAGTTTCAGAATGGCAAAACTTATGAAATGGATTACCTTCTTGCTGAAGGAAGTTGTTTTGCGCCAATCTCGCTGCATTCTACAAAAGATACTAAAGAAACTACAATCCTGGCGGCGAATAATGTTACAGGTAATTTTCTTGAACTGAAAGACATTAATGGCGATGGCTCAAAAGGAGCAGCTTATACTGCTGCAAATTCATTTGATTTAGGGAATGTTACAGGCTGGATAACTGATGGGGCAATTGCTCCGATTGCTCTGTACTGGGTTGGAAAGGGAACCGACGACAGCTGGAACAATCACGAGAACTGGAGTCGCACCCAGGATGGGAGCGAAGAAGGTTGTGTTCCTACCTTAAACGATGATGTTTTCTTTACTGCGAATTCATTTTTAGGAAGCAAATTTGTAGAGCTAAGCGCTGCCGGAAAATGCCACAGCATGACCTGGAACGATGATGTAGATCCTGGTGCAAGCTTTACTGTTGACGCGACTCTTCAAATTGGTGGATTCATGGATTTAACAGAGACGATGTCATTGAGTATGCGGGGTGTTTTTGACTTTGTTGGAGATGGATTGGCAGGTGATAAATTTGTTGATTTTGCCAATAAATCGATGAATGGTGATGTAATATTCAATGGTGATGCACAATCGTGGGTTTGGAATTCAAGTTTAATAACTTCCGGTGATTTGTATTTGGAGAGTGGTTCTGTTACTACAAATGGTAATGATTTTACTGTTGGGAGATTTAGTTCGTTGTCTTTGGGGAACCCTGATGCAATACGCAGGTTTGATATGAGCGGTTCCTTAGTGATTGTTACTTCCGATCAACCAACAGGCTGGAACCAGAAGATGAATACTACCGGAGGATTGAATTTTATTGCTAAGGATACTAAAATTACATTTGCCAATGGAGGTGGAATTTATTGTGAAACTGATACTGACGTAACCTTTGGTTTCGTTGATTTCATGAATAATGGAATTATAAAAATATTAGGTTTAGGAAAAGGATATTTTGGTTCTGTGACTTTCTTCGAACAGGGACAAGTTTATGGAAACAATACTTTTACCAATTTGGAATTCACGCTTGGATACGAAAACAATATCATTGAATCCGGAAAAACAATTACGGTAATCAATGATTTAAAAATGGAAGGCGTTCGTTGTTCTTACGCTTTCCTAAAAGCTAGTACTCCTGGAGTTAAGGCGTTTATATACAAACCATCAGGACTATTTGGTAAAATTTACAATGCTGCCTTAACGGATATTGCCGGCTCTTCAGGAACTGGTGGGGATCATCCTGTAAATTATCATTTTGATCAAGATAATACAACAGGTTTTGTATTGGTGCCGAGTACTCCCGGAGGAGACGAAGATCCTCCTTCTTTTGAAGGTAGTTTTGATCAGCCTCGTGAAGAGTGGTGTAGTGATATTGCCGTTTTGGATCATGTAAAAGGGTTTCCGATTAACAACAATACAACATTCCAGTGGTATTACAGTGCAGATGGTGTTGTTCCATATACTGAATTATTTGGAGAAACAGATGCTGTGATTGAAGTTGCTGTTTCAGGATTTTATAAAGTTGAAGTGATTTATGGTTATAATACTGTAGCGAAAGATGGCTCTTTGTGTAAAATTGAATCTGTAATTGAGGTTCAATTAGGAACCAAATCAAATGTTTCTTTGGAAATTACAGCCAACAATGTAAAGTGTTTTGGGCAGGGAAATGGACGAGTTGTTGCCAAGGTGGCAAATATTCAGTACCCGGAATATAAATTTTTCTGGAAAGATGAGGCAGGAAATGATTTTTCTGCTTCAGCATCAACCAATAAAACAACATGGGAAAGTACAGCTCTAAACTTAGCACCTGGGAAGTACAATATTACCGTTGCCGATGGCAAAAACTGTGAGTTTGATACCATCGTAAATATATTTGATGCTTACGAATTGTTAATCGATAGTATCAATAAAAAGGATCTGACTTGTTTTACCATTCCAGAAGGTGAGATTTTGGTTGCAGCATCCGGTGGTACCGGAAACCTATCTTACTTTCTTGATAATGCAGTTCAGGCAAGTGAAAATATTACAGGACTTTATTCCGGAAACTACCAAGTTCATGTTTCAGATGCAAACTTGTGTTTGACTCCTGATGAAGATGTCACTCTAAACTCAAATCCGGAGATTGTAATGGATCTGAATGGAACAGATTTACTTTGTTACAATGATAACAATGGACAATTTAATCCTATTGTTACAGGTGGTGTTACCGATTATACTTACGCTTGGACTGGTCCGGCCGGATACACGGCAACAACAGCTAATGTTTCAGGTTTAGCAGGAGGTACTTATGAATTGACTGTTACTGATGCAGTTAATTGTCCTTCGGTTTTAAGTCAGGAATTAATTGAGCCACAGGAATTAATTACGAACGAATTAACAATCGAGGCTGCAAATTGTAATGGAGAAAGCTCAGGTGAGATTTTTGTTGAAGCGGCTCAGGGGACTCCAAACTATCAATATTATTTAGATGGAGTTGAAAGTGCAACAGGTATTTTTTCTATGCTGGCACCAAAAGATTATGCTCTTCGAATTGTTGATGCAAATTCGTGTGTGTTTGAACAAAATGTTACAGTTGCTGAGCCTGGAAAAATAGGATTCTTAGTTGAAGATATTGTACTGCCAACATGTAACAATATCAACAATGGTATTATTAGAATCACACCTTATGGTGGTAATAGTGGTTACACATACAGTTGGTCAGGACCCAGCGATTACCGGTCATATTCTCAAAATATTGAAAATGTAGTTGCCGGTGATTATAGTTTACTGATTACGGATAAAAATAATTGCTCATCAGAAAATGGAGTTGATTTAAATTTAGGTTTAACAATTCAGTTGGGTTTAGTTGTAGAACAACACATTAAAGTTGCAGGAACCAAAAACGGCATTCTTTCAATTGAAACTTTGGAAGGTACAATTCCTTATTCTTTTACCGTAACAGGACCTGATGGATATTCATCCGTTAGTCCTGATAATTACGATGACAACAGTTTCTTGATTGAGAATTTAGCTGGTGGTGTTTACACGGTGATTGCAACAGATGCTTCCGGATGTTCAACAGTGCAAAAATCGATAATAATTGAAGAACCAGGAATGGTATTCACTTATATAGAGGAAAGAAAGGCTGTTGGTTGTGCTGGAAGTCCTGTGGGAGAATTAAAAGCACATGCCAAAGGTGGTGATGGAACATTTACTTATGCTTGGTTTGGTCCTGCCGGTTACAGTGGAGCAGGAGAAACAATTTCAGGATTAGCAGCAGGTATTTATACAGTTACAGCAACATCGGCCGGGCAATCGGCAACCAACACTTATGAATTATTAGCTCCGGATCCATTGTTAGCCAGTGTGGCAAATGTTAAAAATGTAAGTTGTAACAATGCCGCTGATGGTGAGATTGAATTGGATGTGAATTTTGGATCAGCAAATTACACAATAGCATGGACTAATGGAGCTGGATTTTTATCGTCAGCAAAACATATTTTAGATCTGGAGCCTGGCACATATGATTATGCCATAACTTCAGAATATGGATGTCCTCCTGTTTTAGGAAGTCAGGCAATCACAGAACCAGCTTCTCTTGCATTGACTGTTACTCCGATTAATATTTCTGCAGCAGGTCTGCGTGATGGAGAGATTTCGGCAACAGTTACCGGAGGAACCCCTCCTTATATTTTCCTGATATCAGGACCAAATGGATATTCTTATGCTGAATCAGCAAATGTTAGTAGGAATATTTCGGTGAGTGGTTTGGAAATGGGCGTTTATGATGTTGTTGTATTAGATGCAAATGAGTGTAGAATCGAAGATTCAAAAAAGGTTCACGAACCTGATAAATTACTGCTGTTTGTAACTTCAACTACTGATGTTACTTGTCCTGGAGGAACAGATGGAGCAGTTGCCGTGGATGTTTTAGGTGAAAGCGATCCTGCAAATTTAACTTATTCATGGACAGGAGATAACTATTTTAGAAGTACAGACAAAGATGTTACCGGTTTAAAAGCTGGTAAATATACTGTTACAGTATATGATTCGGTTGGCGATCCCGGCTATGAAAGTCAGAGTTTGCAGGTTGTGGTTAATGAACCAGACAAGCTTGTTGCTGAATTCTGGAAGAAAGATATTTCTTGTTTTGAAAGGACTGATGGATATATTAATATACATCCGAAAGGTGGAACTCCGGGCTACACATACTTGTGGGGAGGATCGGGAATTAGTCCAACAAACGAGGATCAACAGGGACTTTCAGAAGGAACATATACAGTTCAGATTACAGATGGGAATGGTTGTAAATCTGAAATAACTCCTATTGAGATTGTAGAACCAAAGCAGGTTTTTGTTACAGTTTCAGATTTCTACGAACCAACATGCTATGGTTTGGAAGATGGCTGGATTAAATTGGATATTTCAGAAGGAACCGGACCATATTTGGTTAATTGGGATAATTATGGTAGTATCACTAAGGATATTTTTGATGTTGAATCCGGAGATTATTCGTATGTAGTTGTTGATAATAATGGATGTGAAATTTCGGGATCTAAATTATTGAACCAGCCGGATACATTGATTGCGGAAATTAATAACTATCAGGATGTTCTGTGTTATGGAAAAAGTTCTGGAAGTGCAACAGTTGATATAACAGGGGGAACGCCAAACTATACAATTGAATGGTCGGATGGTCAGGAAACAGATGTTGCTTCAGATTTAGTTATTGGTACATATGATGTTAAGGTTGTTGATGATCATGGTTGTTCAGATGTTGCCAGTGTGGAGCTCGTTCAGCCAGAGGCTTTGAAATTGAAAGCCGAAGCCAGTCGCCCAACAACAGTGGATGCCAATGATGGTTCCATTCGAATTGATGTTACGGGAGGGGTTCTTGATTATACTATTAATTGGTCTGATCTGGATTTAAATCCATACTATGGAATTAGTATTGAGGATTTGGGAAGAGGAACTTATACTGTAAGTGTAATTGATAAAAATAATTGCCAGTTAGATTCAACAATCGTACTGGAATATCTATATGAAAACAGAATAACAATACCAAAAGCATTTACGCCGAATAATGACAGCTATAATGATTATTGGGATATTGATAGAATCGAGTTTGTACAAAACCTTAAGATTGTAATTTACGATCGATGGGGTAAAGCAGTTTATAAGTTTAGTGGAACTGGTAATCAGTATCGCGGTACCCCTTGGACAGGTGCCGATGGAAATACTAATCTACCAATAGGTTCTTACTATTATGCTGTGGAACTTGATGATGAAAAGCCAATACTGGGAACTGTAACAATTCTCCGTTAA